In Carya illinoinensis cultivar Pawnee chromosome 7, C.illinoinensisPawnee_v1, whole genome shotgun sequence, the following are encoded in one genomic region:
- the LOC122315913 gene encoding uncharacterized protein LOC122315913, whose translation MRDFPSCFGENGVQVADSSSSSAAKAAQNVVTCVYRCKLPGRSCLITITWTKTLMGQGLSVGIDDLADQCLRKVDIKPWLFSKRKGSKNLDVDSCTIQIYWDLANAKFGSGPEPLEGFYLALVFNQEMVLLLGDLKKEAYKKIEVDPVLHSNAICIARREHLFGKRFYGSKAQFCDKGQMHDVRIECDTVGLNDPCLVIRIDSKMVMQVKRLKWKFRGNHTIVVDGLPVEVFWDVHNWLFGNAMGNAVFMFQTCLSAEKLWGASHCTFDPSVLTWSCPQQISDSNSQGLVFSLVLYAWKHE comes from the coding sequence ATGAGGGATTTTCCTTCCTGTTTCGGTGAAAATGGGGTCCAAGTCGCTGATTCATCATCTTCAAGTGCAGCCAAAGCGGCTCAAAATGTGGTTACCTGTGTCTATAGGTGTAAATTGCCGGGTCGGTCTTGCTTGATCACTATTACATGGACCAAGACTTTGATGGGTCAAGGCCTTAGCGTTGGGATTGATGATTTGGCCGATCAATGCCTTCGTAAGGTTGACATAAAGCCCTGGTTGTTCTCTAAGCGAAAAGGGTCTAAGAATTTAGATGTGGATTCTTGTACAATCCAGATTTACTGGGACTTGGCTAATGCTAAATTTGGTTCTGGGCCTGAACCATTGGAGGGATTCTATTTAGCTCTTGTGTTTAACCAAGAAATGGTTCTACTTcttggggatttgaaaaaggaGGCATATAAGAAGATTGAGGTTGACCCTGTACTTCATTCCAATGCCATTTGTATTGCTAGGAGAGAGCACCTTTTCGGGAAGAGATTTTATGGTTCGAAGGCTCAGTTTTGCGATAAGGGACAGATGCACGATGTCAGAATTGAGTGTGACACCGTTGGGCTAAATGACCCATGCCTTGTGATTCGGATTGATAGTAAAATGGTGATGCAGGTAAAGAGGCTGAAGTGGAAGTTCAGGGGCAATCACACCATTGTGGTGGATGGCCTTCCGGTTGAAGTGTTTTGGGATGTCCACAATTGGCTCTTTGGTAATGCTATGGGCAATGCTGTTTTCATGTTCCAAACTTGCCTCTCTGCTGAGAAGTTGTGGGGTGCCAGTCACTGCACTTTTGACCCTTCTGTATTAACTTGGTCGTGCCCTCAGCAAATTAGTGATTCCAATTCACAAGGTCTTGTTTTCTCACTGGTTCTGTATGCTTGGAAGCATGAatag